Within the Butyrivibrio sp. AE3004 genome, the region ATGAACCGGAAAAGGTTGAGGAGATAATGCGTGATGTGCCGCTTAGGGCTTTTACTATAAAAGTATCGGGAACTCGCCGGTTTAAGGATATGGTTTTTGCCAATGTCGAGGAAAACCGGGATCTTCATGATTATGTAAAGCGTTTACGAAAAGCACTGTCAGATAATGATATAAGTTATGATATGAAAAAATTCATGCCACATATTACTCTTGTAAGGAGAGCATCGGGCAACAAGGAGTTTCCGGTGCAGTATGAGATAGATACTGAAGAATCCATGAGAGTAAAGGGGATATCTCTTATGAAATCCGAACATGGAAAGCATGGAATGGTTTATACTGAAATTGCCTATGTGAGGGCATTTTAATAACTGTTAATAGAGAAAGGATTTATACAATTAAGAATATGGATAACCGTATTGAATGGGCAAGAAACCGGGATGATCTGGTGCTTGCCATAAAAAAGCTGGGATTTCCGGAGGCCCTTGGAGAACAGATAGCCAAGATGCTTGGGAGTCCGAA harbors:
- the thpR gene encoding RNA 2',3'-cyclic phosphodiesterase, whose amino-acid sequence is MRLFIAIVLDENMTDALTEMQDDLMRVGVKGGYTRPENLHITLAFLGENDEPEKVEEIMRDVPLRAFTIKVSGTRRFKDMVFANVEENRDLHDYVKRLRKALSDNDISYDMKKFMPHITLVRRASGNKEFPVQYEIDTEESMRVKGISLMKSEHGKHGMVYTEIAYVRAF